Within Dermacentor albipictus isolate Rhodes 1998 colony chromosome 3, USDA_Dalb.pri_finalv2, whole genome shotgun sequence, the genomic segment AACTTTTTCTAGCTTTTGAAATGACATTGGACTATGTAATTTAAAATTTCTCCAAGTGAAAGAAATATTTCTTGCTTATACATTGTAACGTCTCTCTTTAGCTGCTATGCATATAAATTTACTATCTTGCAATGATCATATTTGGCATGAAAGAAAACAAGGGGTGCTTAGCTTTGAGAGAATAAAGTAGTGGCTAAAATAATTGCAATGTGTTTTGTGGCCAACATGCCCAAAACGTTTTACATCATACCTAAAAATATTTGATGCCTGGTGGAGGGATATCAAGCTTTTGTTAATGAAGTGAAAATAAGCTGACATtttgctttgagcttgcttcctTAATATTTATATTCTCTGAAAGAAATTTCAGCAGTGAAGTAACATAGTGGTTCTCATGGTGTTGATTTTTGCTTGCAGAATCCTATGGATGGTACCAATCTATTCGCTCAACTGCGTAAGTACAGTCACTACTAAGGAAGAAATGGCGGCACTGTGATGCATCATTGCATTTTCCCGTTCCTGTCTCTGCTGCAGTGGCTTGCTCTGACATGGCCAAAGACTGGAATATACCTTGACACAATTAGGGAGTGCTACGAAGCCTATGTGATATACAACTTCATGGTGTTCCTGTTGAATTTTCTGCACCGAGAGCTGGAAATGGAAATATCTCCAGATGAGCACAGACCATCTGTAAAGCACATTTTCCCACTCTGCTTTCTCCGGCCCTGCCCTGGTGGCTTGTAAGTCGGCCTTCTCATGTGCAGCATGCTTTCTTCTATGTTTTTCACTGTTTAGAaggcataaaaaaaattgtgttcaGGACTAATTGCTTCTTACTATCGGTGTCCTTAAATTGATTGAATGATGGAATTAATTAATGCAGGTTTAACATATTGAAACTGCATTGTGGGTTGTGAGGGATGTCATAGTGTAGGGGTTATGGATTAAGTTGGACCACTTGGAGCTGTTTAACATTCACCTAAAGCACAATACTATGATCTTTAAAGCAATATCAGGTATCTCAAGTATCAAGTATAGTAAGTGCATCTCAAGTATGAGATGCACCACAATTTGGAAAAACCCAAAATCAACTTTGCCCCTTGGGCTGCAACCATGAAGCATTTTACCTGCGACAAATTTCCATGGTTGATCATTGACAGCAAATTGCCTCACTGTAAGTTGTTGAGCTACAGAAACAATTTTTGGGTATGCTTCACTGCTTCAGTACTTGATAACAGCCTACTGTGCAGCAATTTACTGTTATCTCCACAAAGGTTATCAACTCTCCGGTAACTTTACAAATGGGCAAATGCAAACCAATCCTAAATTTCTAAGCTCACGACTGTTTTTAGATTCCACGCCTGCCGAAATGCAGCCACAGCAGCCATAGATCTTACCAGTGACTACGTGCTGAGAAATGAGCTGCTGTGGCAGACATTGGTGTACTTAAATGTGTTCAAACTGCATTTGTTCACTGGTACTTGTGCCATCAAGCAAATCATGTTTTTACCCCTTTGTAAAGGAATCTGCCtcttgaaattttttttgaaaagctGCTGTTAAAGCTTAGCTGTAGGCTTTTTTGGTGCTCATTTTCTCATATGATGTTACTTCTGCATACATGAAATAGGATCCATGCTAATTTAGCAGTTGTTAATTGTGATGTTTACAGAGCAACACACATTTGCAATTGTTTGTCTGGTAAACCAGAGCTTGTGTTATTCTCTTTTAGGCGCTTTATTAATTCCTGTCGACATGGTATTCTTCAGTACACAGTAATCAGACCAATCACAACAGCATTGGCCCTGTGAGTTCTTAACCTTTTTCACAATATTTTGACAGATTCTTCATGTGCATTGCAGTGTCTTcaaaatttcttcttttttttttctctctgtgtctcttttctttttttgcagcataACTGAAATGTTTGGAAAATATGGAGAAGGAAAGTTTGATTTCGGATATGCGTACCCATATATCGTGGTTATAAACAACATATCGCAGTTTGTAAGCATAAGATTccttactcatttttttttcttctgtattgCATATGTCCTAGCATTTGTTACCAGTTGCTTTAAATCACCATGTACATATGTAACTTAATCtctggcatgcctcataatcaggtcatgattctggcacgtaaaaccccataatttaatttttaattttaatttaacctTCAGAGACCTGAAGGCAACTCAGAGTCATAATCGCTTTGCAAGTCTGTTCTTATTACTGAGTCATATGTAACAAACATGTAAAACCAATTTTTATTTATATGTCTGAGATGCCAGAAGCAGGACCTCCACGTACATACATGGACGTACATACATGGTGGCTTTTCACCATTTGTGACAACACAGTGGCCTTCGTTAAATTGGGGTCAattttctcaaaagctggctccaAGAATGTGACCAGACTTCTTACATATACTTCCTCAGGCATCTGATTTCATATTCGGTATGAATATTTTACGTTTACAGTTGCAAATTAACTTTGAAAACGGTTGAAGCCAACATGCAATAAAGAGTCTCAGGAGGTCAAGTCGTACAGTAGGCACTTTCTTTTTGTTCATAATGTGGGCTGTTTTGTGCTGATATGATCCTTTTAACCTGTATGCATTGTTTTTCCACAGATTGCTATGTACAGCCTAGTCTTGTTTTACAAGGCCTATAGGACTGAACTGACACCGATGTCACCAATACCGAAATTTCTGTGCATCAAAGCggtcgtctttttttctttcttgtaagtAAGACTTCCTGTAGTTATATACTGCTTTGTGTAATTAAAGTATTTAAATGTGCAGCGACACCTTACAAGGTTTATGCTACTCATCACATACATCTAGTAATGCAGCTAAAAAAGTACTATGCAGTGCTTAGTGTTCTCGCATTCAGATCACACGgacatgaaggaaaaaaaatgaattatgaAAATTCACATGACATTAATTTAGCTCGAAGCAAATCATGTTTGTTTACTCTCACATTCAAACACAAAAACAATGTTGAAAGGTTTCGAATGCTTTTTGAAGCTGGCTCAGTGTTTTATTTGTGTAAGTTTGAAGGGTATGCGATAGACTTCGTTTGAGATAAATCTTGTTCAGATAAGTTTTCTTTTGAACTGAAGAGTTCAGGAACATTTGTTTAGCTTCGTGTAGATCCTGTTCACCTCTGTCAAGATGACTAATGGTAAGACAAAGATCTTCAAGGTCCCTTAACATTCACCCCAACAGGAATTTACCATTATATTCATGTGCTGCTTGCTGCTCGTAGCTCTGCCAGTGATCATGGTTGGCCTCTTTCAGTACTTAAGAAGCATGACATGCATAGAGTAAAATGTAAGCTTTTGTTGAAATGCAGAGATCAAGTATTAATGTGATTGGATTAGCTCTAACCGTTTTTGTTTTCTGTCTCCCCATAAGATATAAAAACAGTTGTTTTACTTTTTCAGCCAATCAGTGATCATCTCGCTGTTGATTTACACGGGCATAGTGTCCCCCTCCTTCTTTAGTGAGAAAGGAACTGCTGGTGATGTGAACAGAGGTCTTCAGGTAAGCATCGTGCCTTTCAATAAGGTAACTAGGTATAGCAATTTTCTTAGTTTT encodes:
- the LOC135914090 gene encoding transmembrane protein 184C isoform X2, with the translated sequence MPLSWCLSRWKLWIQFVVALAYGLVILVVVPLISVQLMNKGASADVQAWFSSGVFVLLTLPITFWEIIQHILNYTKPHLQKHIIRILWMVPIYSLNCWLALTWPKTGIYLDTIRECYEAYVIYNFMVFLLNFLHRELEMEISPDEHRPSVKHIFPLCFLRPCPGGLRFINSCRHGILQYTVIRPITTALALITEMFGKYGEGKFDFGYAYPYIVVINNISQFIAMYSLVLFYKAYRTELTPMSPIPKFLCIKAVVFFSFFQSVIISLLIYTGIVSPSFFSEKGTAGDVNRGLQDFLICIEMFVAAVAHYFAFSHVPYVDPHARPIPCCLSFMAMWDVSDVTQDVSDHIRHVGKAGYSLLPLIHGRAGPLT
- the LOC135914090 gene encoding transmembrane protein 184C isoform X1, encoding MPLSWCLSRWKLWIQFVVALAYGLVILVVVPLISVQLMNKGASADVQAWFSSGVFVLLTLPITFWEIIQHILNYTKPHLQKHIIRILWMVPIYSLNCWLALTWPKTGIYLDTIRECYEAYVIYNFMVFLLNFLHRELEMEISPDEHRPSVKHIFPLCFLRPCPGGLRFINSCRHGILQYTVIRPITTALALITEMFGKYGEGKFDFGYAYPYIVVINNISQFIAMYSLVLFYKAYRTELTPMSPIPKFLCIKAVVFFSFFQSVIISLLIYTGIVSPSFFSEKGTAGDVNRGLQDFLICIEMFVAAVAHYFAFSHVPYVDPHARPIPCCLSFMAMWDVSDVTQDVSDHIRHVGNTVKNTVQRKPDYFSERKLLLGSFSDDTYIPVNEPGDFLNDRPSRSGYLSIAGSSTNAHVT